A window of Hevea brasiliensis isolate MT/VB/25A 57/8 chromosome 14, ASM3005281v1, whole genome shotgun sequence contains these coding sequences:
- the LOC110671471 gene encoding uncharacterized protein LOC110671471 has protein sequence MAVAVKVFNLQLVLTQNVKFFEAFVTEILSKLSTAVPMLTSKHWLWSSCPMETLRHCCTLIPIAWICYRESGSQGIVSYGIMLMETFTRKKPTGEMCLKDWVLDSLQSGEVMNSKHK, from the exons ATGGCTGTTGCAGTAAAGGTATTCAATTTGCAACTAGTTTTGACGCAGAATGTGAAGTTCTTTGAAGCATTCGTCACAGAAATCTTATCAAAATTATCAACAGCTGTGCCAATGTTGACATCAAAGCATTGGTTATGGAGTTCATGCCCAATGGAAACCTTGAGGCATTGTTGCACTCTAATTCCTATTGCTTGGATATGCTACAGAG AGTCTGGATCACAGGGAATAGTGTCTTATGGAATCATGTTGATGGAAACATTTACAAGGAAGAAGCCCACAGGAGAAATGTGCTTGAAAGATTGGGTATTAGACTCATTGCAGAGTGGTGAGGTGATGAATTCCAAACACAAATGA